Proteins co-encoded in one Candidatus Bathyarchaeota archaeon genomic window:
- a CDS encoding hydrogenase iron-sulfur subunit has protein sequence MAEEKKKSENPDEEIRIGVFICHCGLNIAGTIDIQELVEFAKTLPDVVYVKDNRYTCADPGQEEIRKGIKEYNLNRVVVAACSPRLHEPTFRRCVAEAGLNPYLFEMANIREFSSWCHSSMPKEATEKAKDLIKMAVAKARLLRPLDVMEVPVTNKALVIGGGIAGINSALDLAEMGFKVYLLEKSESIGGHMAQLDKTFPTLDCSICIEGPKMVDVGRHPNIEIISYADLLSVEGYVGNFKVKIRKNPRYVIEEKCTGCGECRDVCPIEYPNEWDMNLGVRKAISVPFDQAVPLVYTINRDYCIECYKCVDACGAREAINFDQQPEEIELEVGAIIIATGYDIYMPYDNPVYGYGKYQNVITGLEFERLILAAGPTGGKVIRASDGKKPHSVAFITCVGSRDVNKYEYCSGFCCMYTLKHAIQLKEKYKDDVEVYILFMDMRTNFKGYEEFYRRARELGVNFIRGRVSHIMEVPETKNLIVRVEDMALGMPLELEVEMVVLQTAAIPRKDAGEISRILNVTRGTDGFFMESHPKLKPVDTAVDGVFLAGACQGPKDIPYSVSQGSAAAARAATILSKPTWKIEPIIAVVDPEKCRNTKVKCGICAQKCPYGAIKIEEGKPAKVTAAMCHGCGTCAAECPADAIQQMHFTDAQIMAQIRAALEENPEDKILAFLCNWCSYAGADLAGTSRFEYPPTIRPIRVMCSGRVDRDFVLEAFRLGAGMVLVAGCHLPYDCHYISGNWKMKARMEALQKMLTKMGMSPERLRIEWISAAEGVKFAQVVTEMTEQMKALGKEKIKAENEKLRPFIEKMFARKKPIAATTKA, from the coding sequence ATGGCTGAAGAAAAGAAGAAAAGTGAAAATCCAGACGAAGAAATACGTATAGGAGTTTTCATTTGCCACTGCGGCCTCAACATAGCTGGAACAATAGACATCCAAGAACTAGTAGAATTCGCGAAGACCCTTCCAGACGTCGTTTATGTGAAGGATAACCGCTACACATGTGCAGACCCAGGCCAAGAAGAAATTAGAAAGGGAATAAAAGAATACAATCTAAACCGAGTTGTTGTTGCGGCTTGTTCTCCACGCCTTCACGAGCCAACCTTCAGAAGATGCGTAGCTGAAGCAGGGCTAAATCCATACCTCTTTGAAATGGCAAACATACGTGAATTCTCATCATGGTGCCATAGCAGCATGCCAAAAGAGGCAACAGAAAAGGCAAAAGACCTAATTAAGATGGCTGTTGCAAAAGCTAGGCTTCTGAGGCCGTTAGACGTTATGGAAGTTCCAGTTACAAATAAGGCGTTAGTCATAGGTGGAGGAATAGCGGGAATAAACTCTGCGCTTGATTTGGCCGAAATGGGCTTCAAAGTTTACCTGCTTGAAAAAAGCGAAAGCATAGGCGGCCACATGGCACAACTCGACAAAACGTTTCCAACGCTTGACTGCTCAATATGCATCGAAGGCCCAAAAATGGTCGATGTTGGGAGGCACCCAAACATTGAAATAATCTCCTACGCAGACCTGCTAAGCGTCGAAGGCTACGTCGGCAACTTCAAGGTAAAAATCAGAAAGAACCCACGATATGTTATCGAAGAGAAGTGCACTGGCTGCGGAGAATGCCGCGACGTCTGTCCAATTGAATATCCAAACGAGTGGGACATGAACCTAGGTGTTAGAAAAGCCATATCGGTTCCCTTTGACCAAGCTGTACCGCTTGTTTACACTATTAACCGGGACTACTGCATAGAATGCTACAAATGTGTCGACGCATGCGGCGCAAGAGAAGCCATAAACTTTGACCAACAACCAGAGGAAATCGAACTTGAAGTCGGCGCAATAATAATTGCAACCGGATATGACATTTACATGCCATACGACAACCCAGTTTACGGTTACGGAAAATACCAAAACGTCATCACTGGGTTAGAATTTGAACGTCTAATCCTTGCGGCTGGGCCGACTGGAGGAAAAGTAATTAGAGCTTCAGACGGAAAGAAGCCGCACAGCGTAGCCTTCATCACATGTGTAGGTTCCAGAGACGTAAACAAGTACGAGTACTGCTCAGGCTTCTGCTGCATGTACACGCTTAAGCACGCCATCCAACTGAAAGAGAAATACAAAGACGACGTGGAAGTTTACATTCTCTTCATGGATATGCGAACCAACTTTAAAGGCTATGAAGAATTCTACAGACGAGCACGAGAACTTGGCGTAAACTTCATTCGAGGAAGAGTCAGCCACATAATGGAAGTTCCGGAAACCAAGAACCTAATTGTTAGAGTTGAAGACATGGCTTTAGGCATGCCGCTTGAATTAGAAGTTGAAATGGTGGTTCTGCAAACAGCCGCAATTCCAAGAAAAGACGCAGGCGAAATTTCAAGAATATTAAATGTTACACGGGGAACAGACGGCTTCTTCATGGAAAGCCACCCCAAGCTTAAGCCAGTAGACACAGCAGTAGACGGCGTATTCCTAGCCGGAGCATGTCAAGGACCAAAGGACATTCCATACAGTGTTTCCCAAGGAAGCGCCGCCGCAGCTAGAGCGGCAACCATACTGTCCAAGCCAACATGGAAAATCGAACCAATAATTGCGGTTGTTGACCCCGAAAAATGTAGAAACACAAAGGTAAAATGCGGAATTTGCGCTCAGAAATGCCCCTACGGAGCAATAAAAATTGAGGAGGGCAAACCAGCGAAGGTTACGGCTGCTATGTGTCACGGATGCGGAACATGCGCCGCTGAATGCCCAGCTGACGCAATACAGCAAATGCACTTCACAGACGCCCAAATAATGGCTCAAATCCGCGCAGCCTTAGAGGAGAATCCAGAGGACAAGATTTTGGCTTTTCTCTGCAACTGGTGCAGCTACGCAGGCGCAGACTTGGCTGGAACAAGCCGATTTGAATATCCGCCTACAATAAGGCCGATACGGGTGATGTGCAGCGGCCGAGTTGACCGAGACTTTGTACTGGAAGCCTTTAGGCTTGGAGCAGGAATGGTTCTTGTAGCAGGATGCCACCTGCCCTACGACTGCCACTACATCAGCGGAAACTGGAAGATGAAGGCGAGAATGGAAGCTTTACAGAAAATGTTGACTAAGATGGGAATGAGCCCGGAACGCCTAAGAATAGAATGGATTTCAGCCGCTGAAGGAGTAAAATTCGCCCAAGTAGTAACAGAAATGACTGAGCAAATGAAAGCGCTTGGCAAGGAGAAAATTAAGGCTGAAAACGAAAAGCTAAGACCGTTCATAGAGAAAATGTTTGCGAGGAAAAAACCGATAGCCGCAACAACAAAAGCATAG